DNA sequence from the Eriocheir sinensis breed Jianghai 21 chromosome 70, ASM2467909v1, whole genome shotgun sequence genome:
CTCTCGTGGAACAGCTGGCACTGTTCTCCCGGGAGCTTGTGGACCTGTTCAAGACTTTCCCACACTGTCGCTTGCCCTTCTCCAGATTCATCCCTGCTTACCACCACCACTTTGGCCGCCAGTGTAGAGTTGCTGACTACGGGTTCACCAAGCTGGCTGACTTGTTTGATGCCTTGCCTCACATCATGCAGGTGCTTGGAGAAGGGAACAAGCGCATCCTGACCCTGGCCCACAAAGCACAGGTCAAACGTTTCTCATCGGATCTTCTCAGAGTACTGAAGGGACAGCCAACTAAGGCCATTACATTAGAAGAATTTCCTTCTGCATACGAGAAAATCATGACTCGCCAGTGGAATGTTGTTGATTATGGAGTGTGTGACATTGAAGATCTCTTGACCGAGGTTGGCGAGACCACTGTGATAGTTACAAGGTCTGGCGCAGAGGTGACGGTTGCCATCCCTAAGAGAGAACAGACTCCTGAAGAAATAGAGAGGACGCGACAGTTTGCTGCGGAGGTGATTGAGCTTCTTCGCCATTCTCCCGAGTGCAAGATGCTCTTCAACAGGTTCATTCcggcctaccaccaccactttggGCGGCAGTGCAGGGTGGCAGACTACGGCTTCAGCAAGCTCATTGAACTCTTTGAAGCAATACCAGACATAATACAAGTAAGTTTGTTGAATTTCTATAAGGAATTTGATGGTTTTGTTGACACTTGTAGTACTTCCTatttgatattgatattgatgtttgagttttcttttaattttccagTCTCTGTCATCTTTGGTAGAAATGATGCACTATAAGGTTGTAATTTCCAGGTATTTGATGACGAGGATGGAGAGAAACACCTGCAGCTTGTGGAGCGAGCGCGCATCAAGATCCTGGGGGAGCAAGTTGCCGTGGTGGTGCGGGGATCGCCAGACCAGGCCATCAAGATCTCCGCCCTTACTCAAGTCTTCACCCACTACTACGGCTACTCCCTCAAGCCCTTGCAGTATGGGTCGAGTTCACTGGTGGACCTGATAAGAAAACTGCGGAACCATGTCAAGGTAaagtctctctgtctatctgtttctttctctctttccttccttttgtcttctcttaCAGGCTTCATCTGTTGGACTAAATGTTCCTTTATATGTTCTTCCAAATCAGCTTCATATAACCAAGTCAACCTAGTGTGGAGGTGTCTTACCTCTTGCTTGGTTCCACAATTTGTTAATTCTAAAACAGTCACAATACCACATGTTTCCTCCTACTGCAAAGATGTGCTGGACACCATTTCTGTAATTTGAGTCCCCATCTAACCGCCCTTCTCTCTAGCATAATTGTCTTGGAACCTAATTATCTTGAATAAAGTCTACAATAACTTGAATATTGCTATTGACTTGTTTGTGTTTGGGGCATCATTTGAACATAGGATTCATGTATGTTATAGAGTAACTGGAATTCCtaatacataattttttttagttggttGAAACTGAGGATGAGCCTTTGGTTGCTCTGGTGGACCGTGGTCACCTCCATGAGATAATGGTGAGGGCCCGGAGGATCCTCTGGGATATTCCTGATGGCTCTTGCTCCCTGGACAAGTTCATGAGTATATATGAAGAATGTTACAATGCCACACCAAGCCTggagataatgaagaaagatTTGGAGGACATTGTCATTGTAAGTATCTAAAAATAGCTTTTATCTCACAACATAATTATTTCACAagtacagttgtccctcaaatagtacggttccaaatagttcggtttcggttttatacggagtgtcatagaagatctttttAGGGTTTTtgaatttcctgcttgtcgggaaatttaacccggtagcagcggggatcatgtttcttaatggtccctccaagcgagaaaaatgagaaaaaatcacccctcacacaaaccatttcataatatatatcaaagcatttgtgatcagattatgtatcatttattgtggggggtttatatcgtggcacaaatttggcccgtcgctgctaccgggttaaaaatcctaaaaaaattatgaaaatccacataaaaccgaaactgtactattggaaaccgtactatttgagggatgactgtagtaGCTAGTGGAGAAAGGTTCAAAGTGTACTTAGTGTTATATTCAGAATTTTGCCGTTTAATATGCTCCTTTCATTTCTAGATAGATGAGGAAAACACCAAGATCCGTCTTGTTCCAGTGCAGTTATTTGCCAGGGATTTACTGACAGTGTTACATGAAGCTGGCGGCCGCATGCACCTCGTGAATTTTGACACAGCATACATTGATAGGTTTGGTGAGTGTATTATATACTATCAAATATACTAATGAAATACACATTCGTCATTTATCATTCCTGTTCAGTCAACTGTTATTGTTTATGAAGGATTTTATTGTTTCAGGAGTTGCATGTCGTCCAGCAACTTATGGCTTTCCGAACATTGTCGCTCTGGTGCAGTCATTGGGAGACCTCGTGACTGTCCGGGGGAGAGGCATGAAGAGGATCCTGGTGCTGAATCAGGACTTTGCTCCTGCACCGCCCTTCTCAAACACAGCTGCCAATAGGTGTGTGTTGTGACTGCCTCCTGTGTTATAAAGACTTCCCTAGagacaagtttttatattaattaaAATTCTTAGTCGAGCAGATCGTCTCATATAACAAAGTGTGATAATCTTATATGGTGATTGCCTCTTGTGAAAAGGGAGTGCCTGGGCTGTTTGAGAAATGCTTGCATAGTCCCATTGTATAAGAGAAATGGTGACACAGAGGAATACCCAACTAGATATATAATGTTCTATTTAATTTGTTAATGGATAGGGTAGCAATATGAAGGCAAATCATGAAGAAAGGGGCAGGATTTTTGGAGTGAGGGTTTTATAATTGTAAGACTGATTGCCATACAGTGATAGAATTATTTAGTCATGGATATAGTGTAGACCATCCTTCACAGTTCCAGCACATGTGACAGTGACTCGGCAGCAACAGCAATTGAATCCAACCCCCACGGGTCCACTTCCCAGCTCCTTCTACCTCATAATATTACCACCACATCACAGTATGAATACCAGCACATAATACCAGGTACGTTATATTTAGATTGCCACAGGTATTGTTCCTTGAAAATGCCCTTCTGCACTGGGATAGGATAACAGAAGAACACTCCTCAATTCGTTCGTTGTACAGATGTTTCTTCATAAAACTGTACGAGGGTATATCTCAACTAgatagggggcttcgtggtgcagtggttagcatactcggctctcaactgagagagcccgggttcgattcccgggcggagtggaaaaatttgggcagtttttccgataccctacgcccctgtccacccagcagtgaatgggtaccaggttttAATCGGGGGttttgtcccgtctcctgggatctgttttcttctcctataattccttccccttctgtctctctccggcatatgaccacagatgttgcgccgactagatGAAACTTTCCTTCGTTCTCAACTAGATCTCAAATACTGTTGTGACTATTACTGAAAAGCAGTTGTTAATCCTACTCTCTTGAATGAATATCaataatgacactttttttttcttaactaattTTTATTGAATTATTGTGACCCTTCCAGACATGAGCTCCAGCGCACACCTGGTGATGAGTGTCAGTCCCTCGCCTCACCACCAGCCATACCAGCCGTCCTCCCCTGTGGTGCGTGGACTCTAGACTTTctcgtgtttattattattattattgtgtgttttgtattggTAATATCCGATAACTAGCCAACAAACACAGTGTAGTGCTAAATCAGGTAAGAAAATTCAGTTACATGAAGAAATGTTAAGCTTATATTCAGAAGCCTGGGGGAGTTAAGTAAAATAAGTTGTAAGATGCATAGAATCCAGTCTGTAGAGGCAACAGCTTACTAGTTGTAAGGTTTATTTGGGTTAAGTTAGAGAAAACAAAAGTGGCAGCATGCAGGTTAGGTGGTCGCTTTGCTTGGccgtcttaacccggtagcagcggggatcatgtttcttaatggtccctccaagcgagaaaaatgagaaaaaatcacccctcacacaaaccatttcataatatatatcaaagcatttgtgatcagattatgtatcatctatttttgggggtttataccatggcacaaatttggcccgttgctgctttacagtaaagccacaaatttggcccgtcgctgctgccaggTTAAATTGGGTTGCATTGAGGTTCATTTACTAAAAAAATTGCTTCTCTTGCAAACACAGGTGTACCCTAGCTCACCAGCAGCAGCCGGGAGTTCAATGATATGGGGTCAGATGTGGTCACCTCAGTACCCAGTGATGCCCCAAATGTCTCCAACACACTACATGGTGAGTCATATTTGGCATTATGCTTTTGTAATtgcagaggagagtatcaagacacctctccacctgaaattgacctctctcttggccacttcttttcttttatgaGCAGCGTTTAGtggaatttttttttctacacttttttttgcccttgagctgcttcctttcctgtaaaaaaacaacaaaaaaaagttttCAATTGACCTAGGGATCAAAAAATACTTGTTCAaatcacaataaaataatgttcctTATGGTATTAATATTTCAACTTTCCCAACATGACAGCTTTCATGTTGCTCCCTTTCTCAGTCGGACTGGTACATTATATATCTTCCATCAGGTGCCAACTATACCAGTAAATTGGAGCAGCGTGCCACCTTCTCCAGTCACTGCCATGAACCCCGGTGGCAATCCTGCAGGGCTCCCAACAAGCCCAACACCACCCATCTCAGTCCACACACTTGATGAACTCTCTAAACAGGTACCATTTTCTTCTTAGGTGTGTTTGTATTTTACAGTGCTTATGGGGTAAAGAGCTTAATGAAGACACAGGGTCGGATAGACACATGAGGCAAAAGTAAAACGATAGAAATAGGGAGGAACCTCAATGAAATTTATTAAGAAAAATTAgtcatatgataaaaaaaaatgagtgtagaCAAGTGATCCAGTACAGACATCAATGCAGCAGTGTGTATGCCCTCACAGACTAGCCAGGGCCCTGAGTGACACCCTGAGATATGCACCTGATACTATTAGTTGATATATTTACATAGTGCCAGTTGTATACCTTAATGTGTTTGACTAGTTAGTTCAGATGAataaaaaaatccatataaaagtCAGTATTGGTATCGGCACATTTCTAGGCAGTATGTACATTTGCACGAACCCTATTTTCTTTCAGGGTAACTGTCCCAATGAAGTGTTCACTGCTCCTCCAAGTGCCAGTGAACTGCCGCCTCCCGATCTGTTCACACAAGTGCCGCCAACAGACGTCACCTTAGGAGGAACAGTCGGCCACTCTGAAAGAAATCAGGTAGGGGAGTGCTTTGGTCTTAACCCCTTCATTACGGTGACGCtgatgtcggcgtcacagtatgaaatgggttaatcctcttctaaacctcttaatcctcttctaaatctcttggaagaggattaagagggttagaagaggattaatctttttccatttcctcttaaccctttctataCTGTGATGCCGATGTCTACGTcatgtatggaaagggttaaaggcAGACATGTAAAGTGACCTTTTTCCTGGAATGCAGTTTGTTTTTATGGCTGGAACCTTTTCCGGCTGGTAATGAGTGCATTTTGAGAGACATGAATTATTAAGAGATGAAATATTAATTCAAGTTACATATAAGCTTTTTTATTCTATCAGTAGTCTTTAAGTGCTATTCTCTTGTGTAGGAACAAACTGGCCTTCGTATGTtgcaaaaaaaatcataaaatcatCACGGAACAACAGATTGTCTCTAGGTCTTCACCACACCCGGTGCATGAAGTAAACAGAATATTCTGTTTATCTTGGTCTTGCTGAGGCAGGAACTTTGTCTGGCATCAGTTCTATCATACTGTGTACTTCTCTCTGAGATTGCATTTGGCATCTTAAAATAGTTTCCTTTGTCGTAGTACTAACAAGTTTATATAATCAATCATAATACAGTCTAGTGGTTACTTTCTGAAGGTTTTAAGTCCCTTCCCTTGTATCTCAGGAAACGCTGGCCAGGGAAGAAGACAAGGGTGGTGCCTGGGTCCCAGGTAACGCAAATGAAAAAGTGGAAAGGTCATCCACTTCTGCCGTGCCAAAGCTCCACACAAAGAGACGGCTTGCTGCCCAGTTCACGTCCACCTGAACAAGGTTGTCATAGCTTgttttgctccttttttcttttatttagacATGAATTATCagtaaacgttttttttttaatattttcatttagAAACACGATTGTGACACATGGGCAATTCCTAGACAAGGCCAATaaaccactacacacacacacacacacacacacacacacacacacacacacacttatacgaAAATAACCAGAAATAAGAAAGCATATTAAGTTATACGAAAATAACCAGAAATAAGAAAGCATATTAAGTTATACGAAAATAACCAGAAATAAGAAAGCATATTAAGTTATCCCTCCATTATTTTATAGTAAACTAAGTAAAATGTTgacacaccagcagcagcagcacactcACACCCAAATAAGTAGAACGAGTtattctcttccattattttatagtAAACTAAGTCAAGTTAATGCagcagtgcacacacacacaaataactggGAAAAAGAAGGCATTCTAGTTATCCTCTTCCATTATTTATAATAAACAAAGTAACAAGTTTACGTACAAGAA
Encoded proteins:
- the LOC126988801 gene encoding meiosis regulator and mRNA stability factor 1-like isoform X1, giving the protein MFKGYTHGQWAKKRLDGEDVYGSRIYCSFGKNLDREGSRTETTGGRWFQQYSHDKEADLSENSDIKNSLRFTGYSQAMGEVAEPGLSWKARDPLGNGISSMQRPGSAFKSYEKSSSVSLLVDEQQRSWPASAPRMLGNQKSVNTSGCSSGLFKDFSLQNGEISEDRSAGLQPMHLDRTPDTFQRPQYQKPAFRMSSPPAFSYSSRNSDLYSFSNTYRGRNPSPTIGAGGMNLPRNTWNASGITSQDQLIPGLQDMSLGGSGAGVNVGNTQQVPVELQVANLDQNIDARDMKRILFTVFRDHVMILHISVFVQSDGNLVASVRVPSQQDAQYAISQLHRKKIGAKRIIISYVNHNQPSPEVKRSKVIMLLQEVPGKRLPLFKFRELYERRFHETIGVSEMYSMRDIISVSDNSTGRMVALHPELRHFQSPELPEIIEDTEGSFSRFCKLHSSEPDESVGWAERDSNTGLPNVNLTLRVLAASIHSLLQSHSGFLPLGSLIDCYQAEIGALEECEDGVPLEHLISCLPGICILTSAGGFKYIKWVENKLADEAEDLARSVSPPLVEQLALFSRELVDLFKTFPHCRLPFSRFIPAYHHHFGRQCRVADYGFTKLADLFDALPHIMQVLGEGNKRILTLAHKAQVKRFSSDLLRVLKGQPTKAITLEEFPSAYEKIMTRQWNVVDYGVCDIEDLLTEVGETTVIVTRSGAEVTVAIPKREQTPEEIERTRQFAAEVIELLRHSPECKMLFNRFIPAYHHHFGRQCRVADYGFSKLIELFEAIPDIIQVFDDEDGEKHLQLVERARIKILGEQVAVVVRGSPDQAIKISALTQVFTHYYGYSLKPLQYGSSSLVDLIRKLRNHVKLVETEDEPLVALVDRGHLHEIMVRARRILWDIPDGSCSLDKFMSIYEECYNATPSLEIMKKDLEDIVIIDEENTKIRLVPVQLFARDLLTVLHEAGGRMHLVNFDTAYIDRFGVACRPATYGFPNIVALVQSLGDLVTVRGRGMKRILVLNQDFAPAPPFSNTAANSSSTCDSDSAATAIESNPHGSTSQLLLPHNITTTSQYEYQHIIPDMSSSAHLVMSVSPSPHHQPYQPSSPVVYPSSPAAAGSSMIWGQMWSPQYPVMPQMSPTHYMVPTIPVNWSSVPPSPVTAMNPGGNPAGLPTSPTPPISVHTLDELSKQGNCPNEVFTAPPSASELPPPDLFTQVPPTDVTLGGTVGHSERNQETLAREEDKGGAWVPGNANEKVERSSTSAVPKLHTKRRLAAQFTST
- the LOC126988801 gene encoding meiosis regulator and mRNA stability factor 1-like isoform X2, which produces MGEVAEPGLSWKARDPLGNGISSMQRPGSAFKSYEKSSSVSLLVDEQQRSWPASAPRMLGNQKSVNTSGCSSGLFKDFSLQNGEISEDRSAGLQPMHLDRTPDTFQRPQYQKPAFRMSSPPAFSYSSRNSDLYSFSNTYRGRNPSPTIGAGGMNLPRNTWNASGITSQDQLIPGLQDMSLGGSGAGVNVGNTQQVPVELQVANLDQNIDARDMKRILFTVFRDHVMILHISVFVQSDGNLVASVRVPSQQDAQYAISQLHRKKIGAKRIIISYVNHNQPSPEVKRSKVIMLLQEVPGKRLPLFKFRELYERRFHETIGVSEMYSMRDIISVSDNSTGRMVALHPELRHFQSPELPEIIEDTEGSFSRFCKLHSSEPDESVGWAERDSNTGLPNVNLTLRVLAASIHSLLQSHSGFLPLGSLIDCYQAEIGALEECEDGVPLEHLISCLPGICILTSAGGFKYIKWVENKLADEAEDLARSVSPPLVEQLALFSRELVDLFKTFPHCRLPFSRFIPAYHHHFGRQCRVADYGFTKLADLFDALPHIMQVLGEGNKRILTLAHKAQVKRFSSDLLRVLKGQPTKAITLEEFPSAYEKIMTRQWNVVDYGVCDIEDLLTEVGETTVIVTRSGAEVTVAIPKREQTPEEIERTRQFAAEVIELLRHSPECKMLFNRFIPAYHHHFGRQCRVADYGFSKLIELFEAIPDIIQVFDDEDGEKHLQLVERARIKILGEQVAVVVRGSPDQAIKISALTQVFTHYYGYSLKPLQYGSSSLVDLIRKLRNHVKLVETEDEPLVALVDRGHLHEIMVRARRILWDIPDGSCSLDKFMSIYEECYNATPSLEIMKKDLEDIVIIDEENTKIRLVPVQLFARDLLTVLHEAGGRMHLVNFDTAYIDRFGVACRPATYGFPNIVALVQSLGDLVTVRGRGMKRILVLNQDFAPAPPFSNTAANSSSTCDSDSAATAIESNPHGSTSQLLLPHNITTTSQYEYQHIIPDMSSSAHLVMSVSPSPHHQPYQPSSPVVYPSSPAAAGSSMIWGQMWSPQYPVMPQMSPTHYMVPTIPVNWSSVPPSPVTAMNPGGNPAGLPTSPTPPISVHTLDELSKQGNCPNEVFTAPPSASELPPPDLFTQVPPTDVTLGGTVGHSERNQETLAREEDKGGAWVPGNANEKVERSSTSAVPKLHTKRRLAAQFTST